One Carassius gibelio isolate Cgi1373 ecotype wild population from Czech Republic chromosome B18, carGib1.2-hapl.c, whole genome shotgun sequence DNA segment encodes these proteins:
- the cb18h15orf48 gene encoding normal mucosa of esophagus-specific gene 1 protein — MHGGFLQMLMKRKELIPLIGFVGCAALGATTASIYFLLTKPDVILNKTRNPEPWETLDPSKPQKLITINQQWKPVEELELVKKLTR; from the exons ATGCATGGAGGATTTCTACAAATGCTCATGAAAAGGAAGGAG TTGATTCCTCTGATTGGGTTTGTGGGATGTGCTGCACTTGGAGCAACAACGGCTTCGATTTACTTCTTACTGACCAAACCGGACGTCAT TTTAAACAAGACCAGAAACCCAGAGCCGTGGGAGACATTAGATCCATCGAAACCCCAGAAG CTCATAACCATTAACCAGCAGTGGAAACCAGTGGAGGAGCTGGAGCTGGTGAAGAAACTGACCAGATGA